In one Nicotiana sylvestris chromosome 8, ASM39365v2, whole genome shotgun sequence genomic region, the following are encoded:
- the LOC104219083 gene encoding probable pectinesterase 68: MAVFNYSYFTIFTIFFVHYCLFFFFFAECSSVSAASSFMKHRRHKWIGPSGTRHISVNVNGFGDYQSVQAAVDSIPHNNRMSVIIDICPGYYIEKVVVPETKPYITFQGAGREVTIIEWHDRAKDKGADGQQLRTYQTASVTVYAPFFSARNISFKNTAPAPLPGMQGWQAVAFRISGDKAFFSGCGFYGAQDTLCDDAGRHYFKECYIEGSIDFIFGNGRSMYKDCELHSIATRFGSIAAQDRRSPDDKSGFAFIGCRVTGSGPLYVGRAMGQYSRIVYSYTYFDDVVAHGGWDYWDHVSNKNKTAFFGVYKCWGPGAAAVMGVSWARDLDYDTAHPFLAKSFVNGRHWIAPSDA, translated from the exons ATGGCTGTTTTCAATTATTCTTATTTTACCATATTCACCATTTTCTTCGTACATTACtgtttattcttcttcttttttgcagAGTGTAGCAGTGTATCAGCAGCGTCCAGTTTTATGAAGCACCGGCGCCATAAATGGATCGGACCTTCAGGCACTCGCCATATCTCAGTTAACGTTAATGGTTTTGGAGATTACCAGTCAGTTCAGGCTGCTGTGGACTCTATTCCACACAACAACCGAATGAGTGTCATTATTGACATTTGCCCTGGTTATTACAT AGAGAAAGTGGTGGTGCCAGAAACAAAGCCATACATAACATTTCAAGGAGCAGGGAGGGAGGTGACGATAATAGAATGGCATGATAGAGCAAAGGACAAAGGCGCAGATGGACAACAGCTTCGTACCTATCAAACTGCTTCTGTCACTGTTTATGCTCCTTTTTTCTCTGCTCGAAATATTAGCTTCAAA AACACAGCACCAGCACCATTGCCAGGAATGCAGGGATGGCAAGCAGTGGCATTTCGGATATCAGGCGACAAGGCTTTCTTCTCCGGCTGTGGATTCTACGGCGCACAGGACACTCTCTGCGACGACGCCGGCCGCCATTACTTCAAAGAATGTTACATTGAGGGCTCTATTGACTTCATTTTTGGCAATGGTCGCTCCATGTATAAG GACTGCGAGCTGCATTCAATAGCCACAAGATTTGGGTCCATAGCAGCCCAAGATAGAAGATCCCCAGACGACAAGTCTGGATTTGCATTCATAGGGTGCAGGGTTACAGGGTCTGGCCCACTTTACGTGGGCCGTGCTATGGGCCAATACTCCAGAATTGTCTATTCCTACACCTACTTCGATGACGTTGTGGCCCATGGTGGCTGGGATTACTGGGACCACGTCAGCAACAAGAACAA GACTGCATTTTTTGGAGTGTACAAATGCTGGGGGCCAGGAGCAGCAGCAGTGATGGGAGTATCATGGGCCCGTGATCTGGATTACGACACGGCCCACCCATTTCTAGCCAAGAGCTTTGTCAACGGACGCCACTGGATTGCTCCCTCCGACGCTTAA
- the LOC104245319 gene encoding putative glucuronosyltransferase PGSIP8, with protein MIRRLNLLFLWGFWILIIALTTVVGGVPATAESKGVHRNAYATMMYMGTPRDYEFYIATRVMLRSLSRLGVDADLVVIASLDVPLHWVQTLEQEDGAKVVRVENLNNPYKGQSNFNRRFKLTLNKLYAWSLTNYERVVMLDSDNLFLQKTDELFQCGQFCAVFINPCIFHTGLFVLQPSTMVFNDMLHQLKVGMDNPDGADQGFISGYFPDLLDQPMFHPSLNGTRLQGNYRLPLGYQMDASYYYLRLRWSVPCGPNSVITFPGAPWLKPWYWWSWPVLPLGIQWHEQRRQTLGYDAEMPLVLIQTVFYLGIIVMTRLARPNLSKLCYRREDTKSTFLIRTGLKLIAIWSILAAYIIPFFLIPRTVHPIIGWGLYLLGSFALSCIALNAFLLPILPVLMPWLGIFGALLVMAYPWYSDGVVRALAVFAYAFCASPVAWTALVKIMSCLHVSIEREGFLPRLSDSAAPAGLNKLY; from the exons ATGATACGAAGGttgaatttactatttttatGGGGTTTTTGGATATTGATTATAGCTTTAACGACGGTGGTCGGCGGAGTTCCGGCGACGGCGGAGAGTAAAGGGGTGCACAGAAATGCCTATGCTACCATGATGTATATGGGAACACCAAGAGATTATGAGTTTTACATTGCGACACGTGTCATGCTACGGTCACTTTCTCGGCTTGGTGTTGACGCTGATCTCGTCGTTATTGCTTCACTCGATGTTCCTCTTCATTGGGTCCAAACTCT AGAGCAGGAAGATGGTGCAAAGGTGGTGAGAGTTGAAAATCTGAACAATCCATACAAAGGGCAGTCAAATTTTAACAGGAGATTCAAGCTAACATTGAACAAACTTTACGCGTGGAGCCTAACAAATTATGAAAGGGTTGTGATGCTTGATTCTGATAACCTTTTCCTTCAGAAAACAGATGAACTGTTCCAATGTGGTCAGTTTTGTGCAGTTTTCATCAATCCTTGCATCTTCCACACTGGTCTATTTGTATTGCAG CCATCAACAATGGTATTCAACGACATGCTTCATCAGTTGAAGGTTGGAATGGACAATCCAGATGGCGCGGATCAAGGTTTTATAAGCGGCTATTTCCCTGATTTACTTGATCAGCCAATGTTCCATCCTTCCCTTAATGGTACCAGGCTCCAGGGAAATTATCGACTGCCTCTCGGTTATCAAATGGACGCCTCTTATTATT ATCTCAGACTACGTTGGTCCGTACCATGTGGACCTAATAGTGTCATTACTTTCCCCGGTGCACCATGGTTAAAACCTTGGTATTGGTGGTCTTGGCCTGTTCTTCCTTTGGGCATTCAGTGGCATGAACAGCGACGTCAAACTCTTGG GTATGATGCAGAGATGCCACTAGTGCTGATTCAAACTGTATTTTACCTTGGAATAATTGTAATGACACGCCTAGCACGTCCTAATTTATCTAAGTTATGCTATCGACGTGAAGACACCAAGAGCACCTTCTTAATACGAACAGGCCTGAAATTGATCGCGATATGGTCCATTCTTGCAGCCTACATAATTCCTTTCTTCTTGATACCTCGGACAGTTCATCCAATAATCGGATGGGGTCTCTACTTACTCGGTTCGTTTGCACTATCATGTATAGCACTGAATGCATTCTTGTTGCCAATACTACCTGTTCTTATGCCATGGCTAGGAATTTTTGGGGCACTTTTGGTCATGGCGTATCCTTGGTATTCTGATGGTGTTGTGAGAGCATTAGCTGTATTTGCATACGCCTTTTGCGCGTCTCCTGTGGCATGGACAGCATTAGTAAAAATAATGTCATGTCTACATGTTTCAATTGAGAGGGAAGGATTCTTGCCTAGGTTGAGTGATTCTGCTGCACCTGCTGGTTTAAACAAGCTGTATTGA
- the LOC104219082 gene encoding peroxisome biogenesis protein 19-1-like, with protein MATDHSDDLDQLLDSALDDFQSLNLASGSQRSGDGEDKKDSSFKPGKVQGLGMTLPDRNAKKKGKQKASGESKDSHVAEALDKLREQTREAVKGLESVAGPRPGVDSLGNDAMMEEWVKQFEELSGSQDMESIVETMMQQLLSKEILHEPMKEIEERYPKWLEDNKAKLSTEDYERYRRQYELIRDLNKVYETEPSNFNKIVELMQKMQECGQPPNDIVHELAPDFDISSLGQLSPEMLEGQQNCRVM; from the exons ATGGCTACTGACCACTCTGATGATTTAGACCAACTTCTTGACA gtGCTTTGGATGATTTTCAGAGCCTCAATCTAGCTTCTGGTTCTCAAAG AAGTGGGGATGGGGAGGACAAGAAAGATAGTTCTTTTAAGCCTGGTAAGGTTCAAGGCTTAGGGATGACGTTGCCCGATAGGAATGCTAAGAAAAAGGGGAAGCAAAAGGCTTCCGGTGAGTCAAAAGACTCGCACGTAGCTGAAGCTCTTGATAAGCTTAGGGAACAGACTAGAGAGGCTGTTAAAGGATTGGAATCAGTGGCCGGGCCGAGACCTGGTGTAGATAGCTTGGGGAATGATGCAATGATGGAGGAGTGGGTTAAGCAGTTTGAGGAGCTTTCTGGATCTCAG GACATGGAGTCGATAGTAGAGACCATGATGCAACAGCTTTTGTCAAAGGAAATCCTTCATGAACCCatgaaagaaattgaagaaagATATCCTAAATGGTTGGAGGACAACAAAGCTAAGTTGAGCACGGAAGATTATGAACGTTACAGACGCCAGTATGAACTTATAAGAGATCTGAACAAAGTTTACGAGACTGAACCTAGCAACTTCAACAAAATTGTAGAGCTTATGCAGAAAATGCAAGAATGTGGCCAACCGCCAAATGATATTGTTCATGAGCTTGCTCCAGACTTTGATATATCATCTCTTGGACAACT ATCCCCAGAGATGTTGGAGGGCCAACAGAACTGCCGTGTTATGTGA